One stretch of Punica granatum isolate Tunisia-2019 chromosome 5, ASM765513v2, whole genome shotgun sequence DNA includes these proteins:
- the LOC116207267 gene encoding adenylate isopentenyltransferase 5, chloroplastic-like: MSLSKLAACKQAQPGLLCFQPGLAPDTFYGTKDKVVFVMGATGTGKSRLAIDLATQFPAEIINSDKIQVHRGLEVLTNKVTEAECRGVPHHLLGVIEPDSDFTADDFCSHVLMAIESILGRGRLPIIAGGSNSFIDALVNGNPEFQSRYECCFLWVDVSMPVLQSFVSERVDKMVELGLVGEVRNIYDPKADNSRGIRRAIGVTEMVEYLSIEASTTLDVETKARVLKMAIDEIKKNTCALASRQLQKIHRLNDIWDRKMQRLDATEVFVKRGAEANEVWEMVVAGPSTMIVYGFLYDKNPIARAITPDTSSAGAIATAAVSIPMAAMTH, encoded by the coding sequence ATGAGTCTTTCGAAGTTAGCTGCTTGCAAGCAGGCACAGCCCGGCTTGTTGTGTTTCCAACCAGGACTCGCCCCAGATACTTTCTATGGTACAAAGGACAAGGTCGTGTTTGTAATGGGAGCGACTGGAACTGGAAAGTCGAGGCTCGCCATCGATCTTGCGACCCAGTTCCCCGCCGAGATCATAAATTCCGACAAAATCCAGGTCCATCGAGGTCTCGAGGTCCTTACCAATAAGGTAACAGAAGCAGAATGCCGGGGCGTACCCCACCACTTGCTTGGAGTAATTGAGCCAGATTCTGATTTCACGGCCGACGATTTCTGCTCCCACGTGCTAATGGCTATAGAGTCGATTCTGGGTCGAGGCCGGCTGCCGATAATTGCGGGCGGATCAAATTCCTTCATCGATGCACTCGTGAATGGGAACCCTGAGTTTCAGTCGAGGTATGAGTGTTGCTTCCTTTGGGTGGATGTGTCAATGCCTGTCCTGCAATCTTTTGTATCAGAAAGAGTCGATAAGATGGTAGAGTTAGGGTTGGTAGGTGAGGTGAGGAATATTTATGACCCCAAAGCTGACAATTCAAGGGGCATTAGGCGTGCAATCGGGGTCACTGAAATGGTCGAGTACTTGAGCATCGAAGCTTCGACCACCTTAGACGTCGAGACAAAGGCCAGAGTTCTCAAGATGGCCATAGAcgaaatcaagaaaaataCGTGTGCTCTGGCTTCACGGCAGCTGCAAAAGATTCACAGGCTAAACGATATCTGGGACAGGAAAATGCAACGCCTGGATGCCACGGAAGTGTTTGTGAAAAGAGGAGCGGAGGCGAATGAAGTGTGGGAGATGGTCGTGGCTGGGCCTAGTACCATGATAGTCTATGGCTTCCTCTACGACAAAAATCCAATAGCTCGAGCTATAACACCTGACACCTCGAGTGCGGGCGCAATTGCAACAGCAGCAGTTTCTATCCCGATGGCTGCCATGACACACTAG